In a genomic window of Cetobacterium sp. NK01:
- a CDS encoding tyrosine-type recombinase/integrase yields MLNKRGQEVKHIKEDDLKRIREFLKLKNKVVFLSFLNIGINVALRISDLRSLCFEDIIDNRYIEIKETKTRKKRVVILNSNVQKSLKELKMYYKSTGYSSTEGYIFKSLSRYNRKYLIDSPLTNNGVSKEFNKIKDMLNISYPIGSHSLRKTWGYTAYKKTKDIAIIMKVLNHSCIEQTLKYIGIEEEEINNLYDEIII; encoded by the coding sequence ATGTTAAATAAAAGAGGTCAAGAAGTGAAGCATATCAAAGAAGATGATTTAAAAAGAATTAGAGAGTTTTTAAAATTAAAAAATAAAGTTGTTTTTTTATCATTTCTCAATATTGGTATTAATGTTGCTCTTAGAATTTCAGATTTAAGAAGTTTATGTTTTGAGGATATTATTGATAATAGATATATTGAAATAAAAGAAACTAAAACTAGAAAAAAAAGAGTTGTTATTTTAAATTCTAATGTTCAAAAAAGTTTAAAGGAATTAAAGATGTATTATAAATCAACTGGGTATTCGAGTACAGAAGGATATATTTTTAAAAGTCTTAGTAGGTATAATAGAAAATATCTAATTGATTCTCCTCTTACAAATAATGGAGTTAGTAAAGAGTTCAATAAAATAAAAGACATGTTAAATATATCATATCCAATAGGTTCTCATTCTCTTAGGAAAACTTGGGGATATACAGCATATAAAAAAACTAAAGATATTGCTATTATTATGAAAGTATTAAATCATTCTTGTATCGAGCAAACCTTGAAATATATTGGAATAGAAGAAGAAGAGATTAATAATCTTTATGATGAAATTATAATATAA
- a CDS encoding restriction endonuclease subunit S, protein MIKLKSLVKEFINPTNIKTIEEKGNIRILVPSSLENDKIKEDQLKSGEVDLEKINPKQYLKKNDIVFQAKGNKFEVVLIEKNYENLLASSLYFIIRVNEKKMNPKYLQWLLKTEKAKEYFEKNTSGTVMKIVRKSTLEDFEFDCPSLKEQENFQTLIRAFENEEKETLKYLESKKELIERKILAKYEVK, encoded by the coding sequence ATGATTAAATTAAAAAGTCTTGTCAAAGAGTTTATTAATCCAACTAATATTAAAACAATAGAAGAAAAAGGAAATATCAGAATATTGGTCCCTTCAAGTCTTGAAAATGATAAGATAAAAGAAGATCAACTAAAATCAGGAGAAGTAGATTTAGAAAAAATAAATCCAAAGCAATATTTAAAAAAGAATGACATAGTGTTTCAAGCAAAGGGAAATAAATTTGAAGTAGTTCTAATAGAAAAAAATTATGAAAATTTATTGGCAAGTTCGTTGTATTTTATAATAAGAGTAAATGAGAAAAAAATGAATCCAAAATATTTACAATGGCTTTTAAAGACCGAAAAAGCTAAAGAATATTTCGAGAAAAACACTTCAGGGACTGTGATGAAGATAGTAAGAAAATCAACGTTAGAAGATTTTGAATTTGATTGTCCTTCTTTGAAAGAACAGGAAAACTTTCAAACTTTAATTAGAGCTTTTGAAAATGAAGAGAAAGAAACACTAAAGTACTTAGAAAGTAAGAAAGAACTAATAGAAAGAAAGATTTTAGCTAAATATGAGGTGAAATAA
- a CDS encoding N-6 DNA methylase, with product MERFLYETGDSLRSKFNSDEIIELSIVFSFYKLFDDINRDKEHIKKSYKLTKYAVNVDMERLRQNPTYLELEAQLKEVFKSFPSFHEIIKSLKKMDEIQIKDIIWRVTDLLKSELNFGEDLVRSRYMIIYEKIQSIFKIVARNPIIFTTPDSVIEILNKILQVSSDETLMDPCFGIGNLAIKVGRNAKEIIGYDINEKALDFGKILLETAGKEGEIEAKDSLDEKLKYADVVASHIPFSIKSTKEDYGNRDYLHWGIPGRASEDFSFISLIVSQMNKRGAIIVPEGILFRGGADQLIRKNLIEEGLISGIISLPGGIFAPYTGIATSIIFFDKEKKSKEVFILDGKEYFKKLTRVTSITEENLNKLVEEYKLRKEIPGISRLLSTKELSQNEYILNSNRYIEMVKEVKNIKEIEKEVMNSYQIALENKKSVMKF from the coding sequence ATGGAAAGATTTTTATATGAAACAGGAGATTCTTTAAGAAGTAAATTTAATTCTGATGAAATAATCGAGTTAAGTATTGTATTTAGTTTTTATAAACTCTTTGATGATATTAATAGAGATAAGGAGCATATAAAGAAGTCTTATAAATTGACAAAATATGCAGTGAATGTAGATATGGAAAGGTTAAGACAAAATCCTACTTATTTAGAGCTTGAGGCTCAGCTAAAAGAAGTTTTTAAAAGTTTTCCGAGTTTTCATGAAATTATTAAATCTTTAAAAAAAATGGATGAAATTCAAATTAAAGACATCATATGGAGAGTGACAGATTTATTAAAGTCTGAATTAAATTTTGGAGAAGACTTGGTGAGATCTAGATACATGATAATCTATGAAAAAATCCAGTCAATATTCAAAATAGTGGCAAGAAATCCCATAATATTTACAACTCCTGATTCAGTTATTGAAATACTGAATAAAATATTACAGGTATCTTCTGATGAAACTTTGATGGATCCTTGTTTTGGAATTGGAAACCTTGCTATAAAAGTTGGAAGAAATGCTAAAGAAATCATAGGATATGATATCAATGAAAAAGCCTTAGATTTTGGAAAAATACTTCTTGAAACGGCAGGAAAAGAAGGGGAGATTGAAGCTAAAGATAGTTTAGATGAAAAATTGAAGTATGCAGATGTTGTTGCAAGTCACATACCGTTCTCAATAAAATCTACTAAGGAAGACTATGGAAATAGGGATTACCTACACTGGGGAATTCCAGGCAGGGCCAGTGAAGATTTTTCCTTCATTTCTTTAATCGTTTCACAGATGAATAAAAGAGGTGCCATAATAGTTCCAGAAGGGATTTTATTTAGAGGAGGAGCAGATCAATTAATAAGAAAAAATCTTATTGAAGAGGGGCTTATTTCAGGGATAATATCACTGCCAGGAGGAATTTTTGCACCCTATACAGGTATAGCAACAAGCATTATCTTCTTTGACAAAGAGAAGAAAAGTAAAGAAGTGTTTATTCTAGATGGAAAGGAATACTTTAAAAAATTAACAAGAGTTACCTCTATAACTGAAGAAAACTTAAATAAGCTTGTAGAAGAATATAAATTAAGAAAGGAAATTCCTGGAATATCAAGACTTCTAAGCACAAAAGAGCTTTCTCAGAATGAATATATTTTGAATTCCAATAGATATATTGAAATGGTGAAAGAAGTAAAAAATATAAAAGAGATTGAAAAAGAAGTTATGAATTCTTATCAGATAGCTTTAGAAAATAAAAAGTCAGTGATGAAATTCTAA
- a CDS encoding type I restriction-modification system subunit M: protein MDHTVHNRIVNFIWSIADDCLRDVYVRGKYRDVILPMIVLRRLDTLLESTKEKVLEEMKFQKEDLELADWDESGLKEATGYVFYNTSKWTMQKLQDTATNSQQILLANFEEYLDGFSDNVKEIIGKFKLKEQIRHMASKDILLDVLEKFTSTEINLTPFEKQGPDGKKLPPLTNLGMGYVFEELIRKFNEENNEEAGEHFTPREVIDLMTHIVFEPIKDKIPSVITVYDPACGSGGMLTESQNFIKDEEGRIKAESDVYLFGKELNDETYAICKSDMMIKGNDPKNIKVGSTLATDEFSGYKFEFMLSNPPYGKSWNNDAKYIKDGKSVIDPRFTANLKNFWGIEEEADLTPRSSDGQLLFLMEMVNKMKPASENGIGSRIASVHNGSSLFTGDAEGGESNTRRYIIENDLLEAIIQLPNNIFYNTGITTYIWLLNNNKPEHRKGKVQLIDASQKYKKLRKNLGKKNCELTSEHIQEIQDIYTNFKEILRKGETDIVSKYLIILISDIIRLQ, encoded by the coding sequence ATGGATCACACAGTTCATAACAGGATAGTTAATTTTATATGGTCGATAGCAGATGATTGTTTAAGGGATGTATATGTCAGAGGAAAATACAGAGATGTAATTCTTCCTATGATAGTTTTAAGAAGGTTAGATACTCTCTTAGAATCTACCAAAGAGAAGGTACTAGAGGAGATGAAGTTCCAGAAAGAAGACCTGGAATTAGCTGATTGGGACGAATCAGGTTTAAAGGAAGCTACAGGATATGTTTTTTACAACACAAGCAAATGGACAATGCAGAAGTTACAGGATACCGCAACAAATTCACAGCAAATATTACTTGCAAATTTTGAAGAATATCTGGACGGATTTAGTGATAATGTTAAGGAGATAATAGGCAAGTTCAAATTAAAAGAGCAGATAAGACATATGGCCTCAAAGGATATTCTACTTGACGTACTTGAAAAGTTTACATCTACAGAAATAAATCTGACACCTTTCGAAAAGCAGGGACCAGATGGAAAGAAGCTTCCTCCTCTGACAAACTTAGGAATGGGATATGTATTTGAAGAGCTTATCAGAAAGTTTAACGAGGAAAATAATGAGGAAGCAGGAGAGCACTTTACTCCTCGTGAGGTTATCGATCTTATGACTCATATTGTTTTTGAGCCTATAAAGGACAAAATCCCTTCTGTAATAACTGTATATGACCCTGCCTGCGGAAGCGGAGGAATGCTGACAGAATCCCAGAACTTCATCAAAGATGAAGAGGGAAGAATAAAAGCAGAGAGCGATGTATATCTTTTCGGTAAAGAGCTGAATGACGAGACCTATGCAATCTGTAAGTCTGACATGATGATAAAGGGAAATGATCCTAAGAATATAAAGGTAGGTTCCACTCTGGCAACAGATGAATTCTCAGGCTACAAATTCGAATTTATGCTTTCCAATCCTCCATATGGTAAATCGTGGAATAATGATGCAAAATATATAAAGGATGGAAAAAGTGTTATAGATCCACGTTTTACAGCTAATCTTAAAAATTTCTGGGGTATAGAGGAAGAAGCAGATCTTACACCGAGGTCAAGTGACGGACAGCTGCTTTTCCTTATGGAGATGGTAAATAAGATGAAGCCTGCCTCTGAGAATGGAATAGGAAGCAGAATAGCTTCAGTTCATAACGGGTCCAGTTTGTTTACAGGAGATGCAGAGGGAGGAGAAAGCAATACTAGAAGATATATTATAGAGAATGATCTGCTTGAAGCAATAATACAGCTACCTAATAATATTTTCTACAATACAGGAATAACAACTTATATATGGCTGTTAAATAACAATAAGCCAGAGCACAGAAAAGGAAAAGTACAGCTGATAGATGCCAGCCAGAAATATAAAAAGCTAAGAAAAAACCTGGGGAAAAAAAATTGTGAGCTTACATCTGAGCACATCCAAGAAATACAGGATATTTATACTAATTTTAAAGAGATCCTAAGAAAAGGAGAAACTGACATAGTTTCAAAATATTTGATAATTCTGATTTCGGATATAATAAGGTTACAATAG
- a CDS encoding restriction endonuclease subunit S, which yields MNERKQVIVQNTVTKGLNPEVEMKDSGDEWLGQIPIHWEISKLKQILSPISIKDKTHLPLLSITREKGIILRDIENMEENHNFIPDDLSGYKMIEKGQFGMNKMKAWQGSYGISEYTGIVSPAYYIFKLIKDINPEFFHLAIRSKIYVPFFGKASDGVRIGQWDLSKSRMKEIPFIIPPLEEQERIISYIGQAPFFSRNHIIEKIKP from the coding sequence TTGAATGAAAGAAAACAGGTTATAGTTCAAAATACTGTGACTAAAGGATTGAATCCAGAAGTAGAAATGAAGGATTCTGGAGATGAATGGTTAGGACAAATTCCTATTCATTGGGAAATAAGCAAATTAAAACAGATTTTATCACCTATATCTATAAAAGATAAAACTCACTTACCATTACTTTCAATAACAAGAGAAAAAGGTATTATTTTAAGAGATATTGAAAATATGGAAGAGAATCATAATTTTATTCCAGATGATTTATCCGGTTATAAAATGATTGAAAAAGGACAATTTGGAATGAATAAAATGAAAGCTTGGCAGGGTTCTTATGGGATTTCAGAGTATACTGGAATTGTAAGTCCAGCATATTATATATTTAAATTAATAAAAGATATCAATCCAGAATTTTTCCACTTAGCAATTAGAAGTAAAATTTATGTTCCGTTTTTTGGAAAAGCTTCTGATGGAGTAAGAATAGGACAATGGGATTTATCAAAAAGTAGAATGAAAGAAATTCCTTTTATCATTCCCCCTCTAGAAGAACAAGAAAGAATAATTTCTTATATAGGCCAAGCTCCGTTTTTTTCCCGAAATCATATCATTGAAAAAATAAAGCCTTAG
- a CDS encoding transposase produces the protein MDFNFEIDKDERNFFSDKIYSYFPKITMTEMIYEVNTWTNFLDSFKENSQQGATGKQKSIVATLLANGHNIGFSKMAVSSSIDEGVLRRTNEYYFNHSTLSKAQISLVNYHHSLNIVKNWGDGGRSSSDGMRIPINSKTIYADYNTHYGNRGGAIYRHINDQYTPYYVQMLQGRDSNHVLDGLLYHGTDLNIYEHSTDTAGYTEQMFALTYLLGFKFKPRIKNAEQQQLYYFDNISVGDVLFKKINEKVIIENYHEVLRLVESIRSGKVKASLIMQKIGSYARDNAIAKALKELGRIFKTIYLLEYFTDKTLRKEVQQMLNKGESINSVGRILHFGKNGRINESTIEDQLEKASSLNILLGVLVAWNSRYLEKVHKTVKMEDWFDEEQFKRVSPLGSSHVNFLGKYIFEEEKIVSEDGLRPLKIKS, from the coding sequence TTGGATTTCAATTTTGAGATAGATAAAGATGAAAGAAATTTCTTCAGCGACAAAATCTACAGCTATTTTCCTAAGATTACCATGACTGAAATGATTTATGAAGTGAACACCTGGACAAATTTTTTAGATAGCTTTAAAGAGAACTCACAACAGGGTGCCACTGGAAAACAAAAATCCATAGTAGCGACTCTTTTAGCTAATGGACACAACATAGGTTTTTCAAAGATGGCTGTATCGAGCTCCATCGATGAAGGAGTTTTGAGAAGGACTAATGAATATTATTTTAATCATAGCACACTTTCTAAAGCTCAAATATCCCTTGTGAATTATCATCATTCCCTTAACATAGTTAAAAACTGGGGCGATGGTGGAAGATCTTCATCCGACGGGATGAGAATCCCTATAAATTCAAAGACTATCTATGCAGACTACAATACTCATTATGGGAACAGAGGCGGGGCAATCTATAGGCACATAAATGATCAATATACTCCTTATTACGTCCAAATGCTTCAAGGCCGTGACAGCAATCATGTTCTGGATGGGCTGCTGTATCATGGAACAGATCTCAATATCTATGAGCATTCCACCGATACCGCCGGATATACTGAGCAGATGTTTGCCTTAACATATCTTTTAGGTTTCAAATTTAAACCGAGAATAAAGAACGCTGAACAGCAGCAGCTTTATTACTTTGATAACATATCTGTCGGAGATGTTCTGTTTAAAAAAATTAACGAGAAGGTAATAATTGAAAATTATCATGAAGTATTGAGGCTGGTTGAATCTATCAGAAGCGGAAAGGTGAAAGCTTCTCTTATAATGCAGAAAATAGGGTCCTACGCCAGAGATAATGCTATTGCAAAGGCTCTTAAAGAGCTGGGTAGAATTTTCAAAACTATCTATCTTCTAGAATATTTTACAGATAAAACTCTTAGAAAAGAAGTTCAACAAATGCTGAATAAAGGGGAATCTATAAACTCAGTTGGAAGAATTCTACACTTTGGAAAAAATGGAAGAATAAACGAGTCCACGATAGAGGATCAGCTGGAAAAAGCCAGCTCTCTTAATATCCTTCTTGGAGTTCTTGTAGCCTGGAACTCAAGATATCTGGAAAAGGTTCATAAAACTGTGAAAATGGAAGATTGGTTTGATGAAGAGCAGTTTAAAAGAGTCAGTCCTCTTGGAAGCAGCCATGTAAATTTCTTGGGCAAATATATCTTTGAAGAAGAAAAAATTGTGAGTGAAGATGGTTTGCGTCCATTAAAAATAAAGTCTTAG
- a CDS encoding DUF4158 domain-containing protein yields MKTTKFRFLTDKEKRELFILKTAKREIVDNFTLTSEEISHIGRLKKPYLKIGYALQYLLLKNFGRQLNNDIPLEILSYVGEQLKVQEFNLSNYLSNDITRKRYFAEISDTLGFSRFKKDSWIEKTAENIALRASNGLESAFLFLDELKKTRIVTPGISTIEDILSKAWIKAEKKIYEEVLLQFKDRRRLDTLLENSSDPESVFSQLKNTSVNISSTGAKELLSKIKFIDEIDCNCDLSFLSESKISYFLTEIQKSDKFRIQRFADENKKYAYLAMFLYFRRRYFVDMVIEVTSSYAHKVLKRSRKKTQKQNALNFQNYRNNSNRLKDILKEIIEINEFDEFKKYKDSLLPLKEELDSQEDEMEDIDFLLKSHHSFNYTNELLECINFDTNTKPELVKLLNSFPTYKNRKRLEININFSSTQWQRYIKKYDYSKKIIEVALLYTIRDNIRSGDLFVRESAKYNSFDHYLIEPVEIGSDDEAVKFLNEIKNSFILPKNWISILR; encoded by the coding sequence ATGAAAACAACTAAATTTCGTTTTCTTACTGACAAGGAAAAGAGAGAACTTTTTATTCTTAAAACTGCAAAGAGAGAGATTGTAGATAATTTTACACTTACTTCGGAAGAGATTTCACATATTGGAAGACTCAAAAAACCCTATCTAAAAATAGGTTATGCTCTACAGTATCTTCTTTTAAAAAACTTTGGAAGACAACTTAATAATGATATTCCCTTGGAAATCTTAAGCTATGTAGGAGAGCAGCTTAAGGTTCAAGAGTTCAATTTAAGTAATTACCTCAGTAATGACATAACTAGAAAAAGGTATTTTGCAGAAATATCTGATACTTTGGGATTTTCAAGATTCAAAAAGGACAGCTGGATTGAAAAAACAGCTGAGAATATAGCTTTGAGAGCTTCAAATGGTTTAGAATCTGCTTTCTTGTTTCTGGATGAATTGAAAAAAACAAGAATTGTTACTCCCGGAATATCAACGATTGAAGATATTCTTTCAAAGGCATGGATAAAAGCAGAGAAAAAAATCTATGAAGAAGTCCTCCTGCAATTTAAAGACCGAAGGAGACTAGATACATTGCTGGAGAATAGTTCTGATCCAGAATCAGTTTTTTCTCAGTTAAAAAATACTTCTGTAAATATCAGCTCGACTGGAGCTAAAGAGCTGCTTTCCAAGATAAAGTTTATAGATGAAATAGATTGTAACTGTGATTTAAGTTTTCTATCAGAGTCAAAAATATCATATTTTCTGACAGAAATTCAAAAATCTGATAAGTTTAGAATCCAAAGATTTGCAGATGAAAATAAGAAGTATGCTTATCTTGCCATGTTTCTGTATTTCAGAAGGCGATACTTTGTTGATATGGTAATAGAGGTCACCTCAAGTTATGCCCATAAGGTACTGAAGCGGAGCCGTAAAAAAACTCAGAAGCAGAATGCACTTAACTTTCAGAATTACAGAAATAACTCCAATAGACTCAAGGATATTCTGAAAGAGATTATTGAAATTAATGAGTTCGATGAATTCAAGAAGTATAAGGATTCTCTGCTGCCACTGAAAGAGGAACTGGACTCCCAGGAAGATGAGATGGAAGATATAGATTTTCTTCTTAAATCTCATCACAGCTTCAATTATACCAATGAGCTGCTGGAATGCATAAACTTTGATACGAACACTAAACCTGAACTTGTTAAGCTTTTAAACTCCTTTCCCACATATAAAAACAGGAAAAGATTAGAGATTAATATCAATTTTAGCAGCACACAGTGGCAGAGATACATCAAAAAATACGACTATAGCAAAAAAATCATTGAGGTTGCCTTGCTCTATACCATTCGTGATAATATAAGATCCGGAGATCTTTTTGTAAGGGAAAGTGCAAAGTACAATAGTTTTGACCATTATCTCATTGAACCAGTAGAGATAGGAAGTGATGATGAGGCAGTTAAATTTCTTAATGAAATCAAGAATTCGTTTATTCTTCCTAAAAATTGGATTTCAATTTTGAGATAG
- a CDS encoding recombinase family protein: protein MKFGYARVSTTDQNLEMQISALDKYGVDKIFSDKATGKNMQRKEFVKLLEQLRKGDTLVIFSLSRLGRKTKDLIELIEKFNSEGISLVSLKESIDTNSPVGRAMIGMISIFAELERELITERVKEGVKNARSRGRLGGRPRLDSEKVKEALALYHTEHYSVQEIIKKTGVSKATLYRRLSELEDKNENN, encoded by the coding sequence ATGAAATTTGGATATGCAAGAGTTTCTACTACGGATCAAAATTTAGAAATGCAAATCAGTGCACTGGACAAATATGGAGTGGATAAAATATTTTCAGATAAAGCGACTGGAAAGAATATGCAGAGAAAAGAATTTGTTAAACTACTGGAGCAACTGAGAAAAGGAGACACACTTGTGATATTTTCTCTTTCCAGGCTTGGAAGAAAGACCAAAGATCTTATCGAATTGATAGAAAAATTTAATTCAGAAGGGATCTCTCTAGTGTCACTTAAGGAAAGCATAGATACCAACTCCCCGGTGGGAAGAGCTATGATAGGTATGATCTCTATCTTTGCAGAACTGGAAAGAGAACTGATTACTGAAAGAGTGAAAGAAGGCGTGAAAAATGCCAGATCCAGGGGAAGGCTTGGTGGAAGACCACGTTTAGACAGTGAAAAAGTAAAAGAAGCCTTAGCTCTCTACCATACAGAACATTATTCAGTACAGGAAATCATAAAGAAAACAGGAGTTTCTAAAGCCACACTCTACAGGAGACTTTCTGAGTTAGAGGATAAAAATGAAAACAACTAA